Proteins encoded by one window of Deltaproteobacteria bacterium HGW-Deltaproteobacteria-18:
- a CDS encoding D-alanine--D-alanine ligase has product MNILLIAGGWSGEREVALSGARQIEKGLLALGHNVTLFDPARDLRALYAATEGQEFAFINLHGSPGEDGLVQCLLERIGMPYQGSDSRASLLALNKAVSKQLFEAAGLSTPAWEFVPASHVIEWRPLLPFPLVVKPNTGGSSLGVGIVESEEELEAYLAQPEIAGQDLLAEALIRGQELTCGVLEGYALPPILIRPRSGEFFDYESKYVAGATEEVCPAPIPVELTDRLQSMARAAHDALGLADYSRSDFMVGADGTPYLLEVNTLPGMTATSLLPQEAMAVGLSFEKLLTRLIELGLRKKP; this is encoded by the coding sequence ATGAATATCCTTTTGATAGCCGGAGGCTGGTCCGGTGAACGCGAAGTCGCATTGAGCGGTGCCAGGCAGATCGAAAAAGGCCTGCTGGCGCTGGGACACAACGTCACCCTTTTCGATCCCGCCCGCGACCTGCGCGCCCTTTACGCGGCGACGGAAGGCCAGGAATTCGCATTCATCAACCTGCACGGCTCTCCCGGCGAAGACGGCCTGGTCCAGTGCCTGCTGGAGCGCATCGGCATGCCCTACCAGGGGTCGGACTCCCGCGCCTCGCTCCTGGCCCTGAACAAGGCCGTGTCCAAGCAGCTCTTCGAGGCCGCCGGACTGTCCACCCCTGCCTGGGAGTTCGTACCCGCGAGCCATGTGATCGAGTGGCGCCCCCTTTTGCCTTTTCCGCTGGTGGTCAAGCCGAACACCGGCGGCTCAAGCCTTGGCGTCGGAATCGTCGAGTCCGAGGAAGAGCTCGAAGCCTATCTGGCCCAGCCTGAAATCGCCGGGCAGGACCTTTTGGCCGAGGCGCTGATCCGCGGCCAGGAACTGACCTGCGGGGTGCTTGAAGGCTACGCTCTGCCGCCCATCCTCATCCGCCCCAGGAGCGGAGAATTCTTCGACTACGAGAGCAAGTACGTGGCCGGCGCCACGGAAGAGGTCTGCCCAGCTCCGATCCCCGTGGAATTGACCGACAGGTTGCAGTCCATGGCCCGCGCCGCCCACGACGCCCTCGGGCTTGCCGATTACAGCCGCTCGGATTTCATGGTCGGGGCGGACGGCACGCCGTACCTGCTGGAAGTCAACACTCTGCCCGGCATGACCGCCACCAGCCTCCTGCCCCAGGAAGCCATGGCTGTGGGCCTGTCGTTCGAGAAACTTCTGACCCGGCTCATTGAGCTTGGGCTGCGCAAAAAACCGTGA
- a CDS encoding phosphohydrolase, with protein sequence MNQLDIPLTLIPTASQGRIPSDEDCREWWNTYAMLEHIKVHSSLVADVATTLAQLAARKGLGNPEGLGQDDFVQSVRAAGLLHDLGKTYTIEHSGNHSQIGASWVMDLIRNPRIAQGVMHHVYWPGTLDLERHFLPLAIIYADKRVKHDTIVGMDERFADLFDRYGHTDRSREWITRAFSQGRELEQLFSTFLGENIHEYPFDSRRLVR encoded by the coding sequence ATGAACCAACTTGATATCCCCTTGACCCTCATCCCGACCGCATCGCAGGGACGCATCCCGAGTGACGAAGACTGCCGGGAATGGTGGAATACTTACGCCATGCTGGAGCACATAAAAGTCCACAGCAGTCTGGTGGCGGACGTGGCCACGACCCTGGCCCAGCTCGCGGCAAGAAAGGGACTTGGCAATCCGGAAGGACTCGGCCAAGACGACTTCGTGCAATCGGTGCGCGCGGCGGGTCTCCTGCACGATCTGGGCAAGACCTACACCATTGAACACAGCGGCAATCACAGCCAGATCGGCGCGTCCTGGGTCATGGACCTGATCCGCAACCCGCGCATCGCCCAGGGAGTCATGCACCATGTCTACTGGCCGGGCACTCTCGACCTTGAAAGACATTTTCTGCCCCTGGCCATCATTTACGCGGACAAGCGGGTCAAACATGACACCATCGTCGGCATGGATGAACGCTTCGCAGACCTCTTCGACCGCTACGGGCACACCGATCGCAGCCGGGAATGGATCACCCGCGCCTTCAGTCAGGGGCGCGAGCTCGAACAATTATTCAGCACCTTTCTGGGAGAAAATATACATGAATATCCTTTTGATAGCCGGAGGCTGGTCCGGTGA
- the hypC gene encoding HypC/HybG/HupF family hydrogenase formation chaperone, which yields MCLAIPMEVLKIEGQNAEVQVGGTRHNVRLDVISEFPEVGDYVIVHAGFALTRLDREEAIATLKLFEEGLNIELV from the coding sequence ATGTGCCTAGCGATTCCAATGGAAGTGCTCAAGATCGAGGGACAAAATGCCGAAGTGCAGGTTGGCGGGACGCGGCATAATGTTCGTCTGGATGTAATTTCCGAATTTCCGGAAGTGGGCGACTACGTCATCGTCCATGCCGGCTTCGCCCTGACCCGTCTGGACCGGGAGGAAGCCATCGCCACCCTGAAACTTTTCGAGGAAGGGCTGAACATTGAACTTGTTTGA
- a CDS encoding hydrogenase formation protein HypD — MNLFDNFKDPQLCKTLLARIHAELDGELRFMEVCGTHTVSIFRSGVRSLLSDKVVHLSGPGCPVCVTHDSEVAAFLELAGKNAIIATFGDLMRVPGPEKKTLKSAQAEGARVKIVYSPFDALKIAQDNPHDKVVFLGVGFETTAPAIAATVKVAREQGISNFSVLCFHKLVPPALDALVGDPELQVQAFLLPGHVSAIIGVEPYRFLAAKHGLPAVVAGFEPVDILQALYMFVTMRNEGKIDVVNAYTRVVSDEGNPKAMSVMNEIFSSCDALWRGIGLIPGSGLEIRDEFADYDAMRVFDMQLHDVPEIKGCRCGDVLKGKMSPDKCPLFGTACTPASPVGPCMVSTEGSCAAYFKYRI, encoded by the coding sequence TTGAACTTGTTTGACAATTTCAAGGATCCCCAGCTGTGCAAGACCCTGCTGGCTCGAATCCACGCCGAACTGGACGGGGAACTCAGGTTCATGGAGGTGTGCGGAACGCATACGGTTTCCATTTTTCGCAGCGGGGTGCGTTCCCTGCTCTCCGACAAGGTCGTGCACCTCTCCGGTCCCGGCTGTCCGGTCTGCGTGACCCATGACAGCGAAGTGGCGGCCTTTCTCGAACTGGCAGGCAAGAACGCCATCATCGCCACTTTTGGCGATCTGATGCGCGTGCCCGGGCCGGAAAAGAAAACTTTGAAGAGCGCCCAGGCCGAAGGGGCCCGCGTCAAGATCGTCTATTCCCCCTTCGACGCCCTGAAGATCGCCCAGGACAACCCGCATGACAAGGTCGTTTTCCTGGGCGTTGGTTTCGAGACCACGGCTCCGGCCATCGCCGCCACGGTCAAGGTGGCCCGCGAGCAGGGTATCTCCAATTTTTCCGTACTCTGTTTTCACAAGCTCGTTCCCCCGGCCCTGGACGCCCTGGTCGGGGACCCGGAGCTTCAGGTGCAGGCTTTTTTGCTGCCGGGGCACGTCTCGGCCATCATCGGCGTCGAGCCCTATCGCTTCCTGGCCGCAAAGCACGGCCTTCCCGCAGTGGTGGCCGGGTTCGAGCCCGTCGACATCCTGCAGGCCCTGTACATGTTCGTGACCATGCGCAACGAAGGCAAGATTGACGTCGTCAACGCCTACACGCGGGTGGTCTCCGACGAGGGCAACCCCAAGGCCATGTCCGTCATGAACGAGATTTTTTCGTCCTGCGACGCCCTGTGGCGAGGCATCGGCCTCATTCCCGGCAGCGGCCTCGAGATTCGTGACGAATTCGCGGATTACGACGCCATGCGTGTTTTCGACATGCAGCTGCACGACGTGCCCGAGATCAAGGGCTGCCGTTGCGGTGACGTACTCAAGGGCAAGATGTCGCCGGACAAGTGTCCTCTTTTCGGCACGGCCTGCACTCCCGCCTCGCCGGTGGGGCCATGCATGGTTTCCACCGAAGGGTCGTGTGCGGCATATTTCAAATACAGAATTTGA
- the hypE gene encoding hydrogenase expression/formation protein HypE, with protein MERVLLDYGSGGKASHRLIGELFLKYLGNEILDRLDDAAFLHVSSPISMSTDTFTVDPIFFPGGDIGSLAVHGTVNDVAMLGARPKYMTCGFIIEEGLPMADLERIVESMGNAAREAGILVVSGDTKVVPKGTVDKIFINTTGIGEIFVTEAPSGHRAAPGDAILISGFMGDHGLAILSKREGLTFEAPVLSDCASLNHIIVRLLEAIPEVHVLRDPTRGGLATTLNEIAGQSGVECRIFESKIPVRPEVSGGCSFLGLDPLYLANEGKFICILPQEHAEAALAIMRSDPLGVDAVQIGNVRDEHPGKVVLETPLGGTRLMDMLEGEQLPRIC; from the coding sequence GTGGAAAGGGTTCTTCTTGATTACGGCAGCGGCGGCAAGGCTTCACACCGGCTCATCGGTGAGCTTTTTCTCAAATATCTGGGAAACGAGATTCTTGACCGCCTCGATGATGCGGCCTTTCTGCATGTCAGCAGCCCCATCTCCATGAGCACCGACACCTTTACCGTGGACCCCATCTTTTTTCCCGGTGGCGACATCGGGTCCCTGGCCGTGCACGGAACTGTCAATGACGTGGCCATGCTCGGCGCGCGGCCGAAATACATGACCTGCGGATTCATCATCGAAGAGGGGCTGCCCATGGCCGATCTGGAGCGCATCGTCGAGTCCATGGGGAATGCAGCCCGCGAGGCTGGAATTCTCGTGGTCTCGGGCGACACCAAGGTCGTGCCCAAGGGCACGGTGGACAAGATTTTCATCAACACCACGGGCATCGGCGAGATCTTCGTGACCGAGGCCCCGAGCGGGCACAGAGCCGCGCCCGGGGATGCGATCCTGATCAGCGGCTTCATGGGTGATCATGGCCTGGCCATCCTGTCCAAACGCGAGGGTTTGACCTTCGAGGCTCCCGTGCTTTCGGACTGCGCCTCGCTCAATCACATCATCGTGCGTCTGCTTGAGGCCATCCCCGAAGTGCATGTACTGCGCGATCCGACCCGGGGCGGTCTGGCCACGACCCTCAACGAAATCGCCGGGCAGTCGGGAGTCGAGTGCCGGATTTTCGAGTCGAAGATTCCGGTCCGTCCCGAAGTCAGCGGCGGGTGTTCCTTTTTGGGCCTTGATCCTCTGTATCTGGCCAATGAGGGCAAGTTCATCTGCATCCTGCCCCAGGAGCACGCCGAGGCGGCCCTGGCCATCATGCGCTCCGACCCGCTTGGCGTGGACGCGGTGCAGATCGGCAATGTCCGTGATGAACACCCCGGCAAGGTCGTGCTGGAAACGCCCCTCGGCGGAACCCGGCTCATGGATATGCTCGAAGGCGAACAGTTGCCGCGCATCTGCTGA
- a CDS encoding exonuclease, translating into MTSSPAYVAIDFETADSHRDSACAVGLTKVRDGEIVDRLYGLIRPPRSRFSPFCVNVHGIHWSDVKDAPPFREFWIEHAQFLEDADFLAAHNAKFDRSVLGACCTMAGLPAPSMPFVCTVDLARNQWNLRPTKLPDVCRYLGLDLNHHHAGSDAEACARIVMAAVAQNPRCLAPFGL; encoded by the coding sequence ATGACCTCTTCTCCCGCCTACGTGGCCATCGACTTCGAAACCGCGGACTCGCACCGCGACAGCGCCTGCGCCGTGGGCCTGACCAAGGTTCGCGACGGCGAGATCGTGGACAGGCTCTATGGCCTGATCCGCCCGCCGCGTTCGCGCTTCTCGCCTTTTTGCGTGAACGTGCACGGCATCCACTGGTCCGACGTCAAGGACGCTCCGCCCTTCCGGGAATTCTGGATCGAACATGCCCAGTTTCTGGAGGATGCGGATTTTCTGGCCGCGCACAACGCCAAGTTCGACCGCTCGGTGCTTGGCGCGTGTTGCACCATGGCTGGCCTGCCTGCTCCGTCCATGCCTTTCGTTTGCACTGTGGATCTGGCCCGCAACCAGTGGAACCTGCGTCCGACCAAGTTGCCGGACGTGTGCCGCTATCTTGGCCTTGATCTCAATCACCACCATGCCGGGTCCGACGCCGAAGCCTGCGCCCGCATCGTCATGGCCGCCGTGGCGCAGAACCCCCGCTGTCTGGCTCCTTTCGGATTATAG
- a CDS encoding manganese-dependent inorganic pyrophosphatase: protein MSVYVFGHKNPDSDTVCSAIALADLKSKLGVACTPTAQGELAPETKFILDKFGVAAPAVKTEYAGEKVFLVDTSDLAQLPDDIKQAEVLGIVDHHKLGDLTTSTPLECWIWPVGCTATVLTAMYKFHGIEVPKNIAGIMLCAILSDTVIFKSPTCTPADKEAAAELGKIAGIADLAALGMEMFKVKSAVEGTPARELVLRDYKDFNMNGTKVGIGQLEVVDLSILDAVKGDLAADIAALKAEKGNHSVFLLLTDIMKEGSEILIASDDAGVVEKAFGVKPVDGKAWLPKVMSRKKDVVPKFEKAFA, encoded by the coding sequence ATGTCCGTTTATGTTTTTGGTCACAAGAATCCCGATTCCGATACCGTTTGCAGCGCCATCGCGCTGGCCGACCTGAAGAGCAAGCTCGGTGTAGCCTGCACCCCGACCGCTCAGGGCGAACTGGCCCCCGAGACCAAGTTCATCCTCGACAAGTTCGGCGTAGCCGCTCCTGCCGTGAAGACCGAATATGCCGGTGAAAAAGTTTTTCTGGTCGATACCTCCGACCTGGCTCAGCTGCCCGACGACATCAAGCAGGCTGAAGTTCTGGGCATCGTCGATCACCACAAGCTGGGCGATCTGACCACTTCCACCCCCCTGGAATGCTGGATCTGGCCCGTTGGCTGTACCGCCACCGTCCTGACCGCCATGTACAAGTTCCACGGCATTGAAGTTCCCAAGAACATCGCTGGCATCATGCTCTGCGCCATTCTGAGCGACACCGTCATCTTCAAGTCCCCGACCTGCACCCCGGCCGACAAGGAAGCCGCTGCCGAACTGGGCAAGATCGCCGGCATCGCCGACCTGGCCGCCCTGGGCATGGAAATGTTCAAGGTCAAGTCCGCTGTTGAAGGCACCCCGGCCCGCGAGCTGGTTCTGCGCGACTACAAGGACTTCAACATGAACGGCACCAAGGTTGGCATCGGCCAGCTGGAAGTTGTCGACCTGTCCATCCTCGACGCCGTCAAGGGCGACCTGGCCGCCGACATCGCCGCGCTGAAGGCCGAGAAGGGCAACCACTCCGTGTTCCTGCTGCTGACCGACATCATGAAGGAAGGCTCCGAGATCCTCATCGCCTCCGACGACGCCGGCGTTGTCGAGAAGGCTTTCGGCGTCAAGCCCGTGGACGGAAAGGCATGGCTGCCCAAGGTCATGTCCCGCAAAAAGGACGTTGTGCCCAAGTTCGAAAAGGCTTTCGCCTAA
- a CDS encoding PTS mannose/fructose/sorbose transporter subunit IIB, whose protein sequence is MLWFRIDNRLVHGQIIEAWLPHIRAKTLLVANDDLASDELRQEIMSLAVPSGISFMCCPVAEVAPTLRNVRKSDPDQHVLILFSDCADAKAAHMTGLTFSLVNIGNLHYGPGKEQVCEHIALGAEDRTCLKYFKEHGVEIDFRCVPSAKTKITL, encoded by the coding sequence GTGCTCTGGTTCCGCATCGACAACCGTCTTGTCCACGGCCAGATCATCGAGGCCTGGCTTCCGCACATCAGGGCCAAGACCCTCCTGGTCGCCAACGACGACCTCGCGTCCGACGAACTGCGACAGGAAATCATGAGTCTGGCCGTGCCCAGCGGCATCTCCTTCATGTGCTGTCCGGTGGCGGAAGTCGCCCCGACGCTGCGCAACGTGCGCAAGAGCGATCCGGACCAGCATGTCCTGATCCTCTTCTCCGATTGCGCCGACGCCAAGGCCGCGCACATGACCGGGTTGACCTTTTCTCTGGTCAACATCGGCAATCTGCATTACGGGCCAGGAAAAGAGCAGGTCTGCGAGCACATTGCCCTTGGAGCGGAAGATCGCACCTGTTTGAAATATTTCAAGGAACACGGCGTGGAGATCGACTTCCGCTGCGTACCTTCAGCAAAGACCAAAATTACCCTGTGA
- a CDS encoding PTS sugar transporter subunit IIA translates to MVGVIVVTHGQFGKYLLEAAQTILGPQEQCAHIAVEGTVEMSALLTDLKYTVKQMETGDGVIILTDMFGGTPSNISLSLLQPGKVDVLTGANLPMLLRILGMRTQDLSQLATEAKNAAIQGIVVAGEVLTRKITEV, encoded by the coding sequence ATGGTTGGAGTGATCGTGGTGACCCATGGCCAGTTTGGCAAATATCTGCTTGAGGCGGCCCAGACGATTCTGGGACCGCAGGAACAGTGCGCCCACATAGCCGTGGAAGGAACCGTTGAAATGAGCGCCCTGCTCACGGACCTCAAATACACCGTCAAGCAGATGGAAACGGGTGACGGCGTAATCATCCTGACCGACATGTTCGGCGGCACCCCGTCCAACATCAGCCTGTCCCTCTTGCAGCCGGGCAAGGTCGATGTCCTGACCGGAGCGAACCTGCCCATGCTGCTCCGGATTCTGGGCATGCGCACCCAGGACCTGTCCCAACTGGCCACGGAGGCCAAAAACGCGGCCATTCAGGGCATCGTTGTCGCCGGTGAAGTCTTGACCCGCAAAATCACCGAGGTCTGA
- a CDS encoding RNase adapter RapZ, translating into MHPQSEQKNVVIVSGMSGSGKSTALKVFEDMGFFCVDGLPARMAPALIELFFNSSAKDYPGLAMGMDLRQPDFVGQWKEVLFDIQKFSVRPTILFTDSSNQILLRRYATTRRPHPLASGNLGLEGALEREREMLEPIRTQADLVIDTSHYSVHDLRRVIQDKWESLSSRSQGMRVHLISFGFKYGAPAEADMVTDLRFLPNPYFDEALRPMSGKDEAIASYVLGSSPGREYLTRLLEFLDFTLPLYATEGRYRLTMAFGCTGGRHRSVAVTEAVLAHLREKGFNVSVEHRHFSLG; encoded by the coding sequence ATGCATCCTCAATCCGAACAGAAAAACGTGGTCATTGTCTCCGGCATGTCCGGTTCAGGCAAGAGCACGGCGCTCAAGGTCTTCGAGGACATGGGTTTTTTCTGTGTGGACGGACTCCCGGCGCGCATGGCTCCGGCGCTCATCGAGCTGTTCTTCAACTCCTCCGCCAAGGACTACCCCGGGCTGGCCATGGGCATGGACCTGCGCCAACCCGACTTCGTGGGGCAATGGAAGGAAGTGCTTTTTGATATCCAGAAGTTTTCCGTGCGCCCGACCATCCTCTTCACGGATTCCTCCAACCAGATCCTGCTGCGCAGATACGCCACCACCCGCCGCCCGCATCCCCTGGCCTCGGGCAACCTGGGTCTGGAGGGGGCGCTGGAGCGGGAGCGGGAAATGCTTGAACCCATCCGCACCCAGGCGGATCTGGTCATCGACACGTCGCATTATTCGGTGCACGATCTGCGTCGAGTCATTCAGGACAAGTGGGAGAGCCTGTCTTCACGCAGCCAGGGCATGCGCGTGCATCTCATCTCTTTCGGCTTCAAGTACGGGGCCCCGGCCGAGGCGGACATGGTCACGGACCTGCGCTTCCTGCCCAACCCCTATTTCGACGAGGCCCTGCGCCCCATGTCCGGAAAAGACGAAGCCATCGCCAGCTATGTTCTGGGCAGCAGTCCCGGGCGCGAATATCTGACCCGGCTTTTGGAATTTCTTGATTTCACCCTGCCGCTTTATGCAACGGAAGGACGTTACCGCCTGACCATGGCCTTCGGATGCACTGGCGGCCGCCACAGGTCCGTGGCCGTGACCGAGGCCGTTCTGGCGCATCTGCGCGAAAAGGGCTTCAACGTGTCTGTTGAACATCGGCATTTCAGTCTTGGATAA
- a CDS encoding PTS fructose transporter subunit IIA codes for MKLAEYLDKDLIISDLSARTKTEVLAELVSPLSAKYPDLDPKRVAQVLMDREMLGTTGIGDGIAIPHGKLDSIDQVLVIVGRSHEGVDFASLDHKPASIFFTVLAPSSVVGLHLKLLATVSRLLKDGSFRQAFANSPGQEGLWQLLQTV; via the coding sequence ATGAAGCTTGCTGAATACCTGGACAAGGATTTGATCATCTCCGACCTCTCGGCCAGGACCAAAACCGAGGTCCTGGCCGAACTCGTTTCGCCGCTGTCGGCCAAATACCCGGATCTTGACCCCAAGCGGGTGGCCCAGGTCCTGATGGACCGTGAGATGCTCGGGACCACCGGCATCGGAGACGGCATCGCCATCCCGCATGGCAAGCTGGACAGTATCGATCAGGTCCTGGTCATCGTCGGCCGCAGCCACGAAGGCGTGGATTTTGCCAGTCTGGACCACAAGCCGGCCAGCATCTTTTTCACGGTGCTGGCCCCGTCAAGCGTGGTCGGGCTGCATTTGAAACTCCTGGCGACGGTTTCCCGCCTGCTCAAAGACGGATCGTTCCGCCAGGCCTTTGCCAATTCCCCCGGTCAGGAAGGGCTGTGGCAGCTGCTGCAGACCGTCTAG
- the raiA gene encoding ribosomal subunit interface protein, with product MRITFNFKNFDPSDHLRKYAKDRFGKLAKFMASTPDAELQVNLEVEKFRHIADIVLTGKNVHISAREDSEDMYSTVDLVWDKLEAQMRKIRDKDKSRRKGGNEGSRMDAGNFEDDTDAGRKPVIQKTDDFSPKPMIVEEAALQLENTDNEFLVFLNAESERINVIYRRKTGDFGLIDPGV from the coding sequence ATGAGGATTACCTTCAATTTCAAAAACTTCGATCCTTCCGACCATCTGCGCAAATACGCCAAGGACCGTTTTGGCAAGCTCGCCAAGTTCATGGCCAGCACCCCTGACGCTGAACTGCAGGTCAATCTCGAAGTGGAGAAATTCCGACATATCGCCGATATAGTGCTGACGGGAAAGAACGTGCATATCTCCGCCCGCGAAGACAGCGAGGACATGTACTCAACCGTCGATCTGGTCTGGGACAAGCTTGAAGCCCAGATGCGGAAAATCCGCGACAAGGACAAGAGCCGTCGCAAAGGGGGCAACGAAGGTTCCCGTATGGACGCCGGGAATTTCGAAGACGACACGGACGCAGGGCGCAAACCCGTCATCCAAAAGACCGATGATTTTTCGCCCAAACCCATGATCGTTGAAGAAGCTGCGCTGCAGCTCGAAAACACGGACAACGAATTCCTCGTGTTCCTCAACGCCGAAAGCGAAAGGATCAATGTCATTTACCGACGCAAAACCGGCGACTTCGGTTTGATCGACCCCGGGGTATAG